aaaaattctcctAATTTGGCCCCTTTTGAGACCAAGTTTTGGTTCGATCCCTGGCTATTTGTTTTGGCCCCTCACTTCTCCTCCACGCGAGACTCTAGTGGGTAGATTTTATACGTCCCTTTTCTATCACCTTTAACTGAGACTACGTTTTTTACCGAATTCTCTATGTGGATTTCCCTGTTTCTTTCTTAGATACTAAAACAGGTAGAAATCCATAGCACAGGGAAAATATTGCAATATATTATTCAAAATTGCAGTTCAGAATATGACATCTGAGTGAGAGTATGGTGCAGGGGTTCTTACCTGTTGAAGCTTTAATTTTGGACGTGGAAGTTTGGGGACTAGCGGGTAAAACTGCGAAAGATGTGCAAACTTCTTATAAGAAGAGAGAACAACTCTTCACTGAACAGAGACGAAAGGTATCCAACACAATAGCATATCACCTACGATATCTAATTTGCGTTCCTGACTAACATGGTaacattttgataattttcttaCTCATATCCAGGTCGACTTGAAGACATTTGGCAATTGGGAGGATGCGCCTGAAAAGATGATGATGGACATGGTCTCTGATCCCCATAGAGTTCAGCGAGAAGATCGATAATGGAGTAGCTGAACCACTGGATTCTATTTTCAGATGTGAGTATAGAATGCCATTGTTCATAGCAGCGGATTGTGCACGAGTTATGGCTTAATGTTTTTCCCTAGTGGGGAATACGAAAGTGGAGTTTTAAACGTTTGAATTTCCAGTTTCATGTTTAGTATCTTCGGCTCCCGCTTTGCTTTCCCCCTTTGTCAGACCCGAATTCTCCTCAACCAAGCTGATTTGTGAAGATAAAGGATAGTGAAAGCTTCTTATAGAGCACACTCGGTTTGTTTGCTTCGCGGATCATGCTTTCTTATATGGATGCCAAGGGCTGTTTACCACCGGACTAAGGGCTCTCCTCCGCGGATAAATTTGGTGTGCCGATTTCGCTTGTCATAGAGGTTGCCTGGATAGTGTGATCGACTTCTCAGAGGGGTAGATTATGGCAGTAGTAATATGGTTTAATGACGAGGTTATTAGgggttttttccttcttttttttcattttgtattttataatttttataatcAATTACTAGTAGAAACCCATGCTATGCACAACATGAGAGATCAGAATTTTATTCTGAAATAAACATCACTGTAACACTAAAATTATTGTTTTGCGaaccatttattttgttttgtttgatcgtcttttgttttctaaaatcaTCACTTGTCCTCATGTCAAAACCTTCTCCCTGATTCAACGTAGCATTTTTTGTTATTGCTCTGGGAAAATAAGAAGTATATGGGCCAATTAATTGGACCAGCCCGTAAATCTCCCTTTGCACAATGTGCTCCTcgtatacttttttttttataactcgggTATCTGAATCAGCTTACGCACATCTCAATTAATCCTAGGGTTCAATTCCACCAGCAAATCACAGGGAGCCTAATTGCTCCTTGAGTCCTTGTATGCTTTGATCTTCACATAATGAAAGCACTTGCTGATTTTGATAGCCCAATTAATTTACAAGGAATGTtgctttatttatttgtattttttcacgtgaataaaaaaggaaatattttcacaaatcaCTAGCCTTGAATTAATTGGGCTAATTAGCCTGGTCCAAAGATTCTGTAATTGAACAGCAAAAGTGTGGGTTCCAATTTTTATGGAGAGATTCACTTTTTGATGGTTGGTTTTTTTAGGAGTGCAATTAGTACAGTAGCTCGTTATCCAAAAATCCTAAGAGCATTCACATTTGACTCTTGAAGATTTTGCGTGTTATATGACAAAAAGTGGTAAAAGTAGAGTTCAAAAATTGTGTGTTAGAGAGTTGTTAGGTAGAGAGGAACAATGGGGTACATTTGACATTGTTTAAAAGGCAGTTTAAGGGTGTTGGTTAgagtataaaaaagaaaagaaaaaacatgtaTAGTACACATAGGATGACATCTTCCGTTTAACGATGTTAGGAATTAGGATGACACTTTAGTTCGAAACCACAAAGAGGTGAATTGGTCATTTGTAAATGTTAGGGAGGTGGTGTGCCAAACGCTTAAATCATATGGAGGTAATATATGCTTTGCCTTTTAGAAATTTGACAGAGCAATCTGGATAAACAATACACTGTAGAACAAACTCTTTCAGAATTTAAGCAAATGCCAATTTTTGGATATTCAGTTTCTTTTCCACTTCACTCTTAAGAAATACTACCAACTTTATTTACCTCAAAAAATACCAGCGTGATCAGACATCAAATTGAACAGATAAATCAAACTTCTTGACAGGAAAAATTGGAGCAATTTCGTTTTAGTGCGACGAATGACATAGATATCAAGGCTCTCTCGCCCACAACTTATGAGTAGCAAGGCAACATTCCATacatgaaaaattaaataaattgaattggTTCTTCTTCCTGGAAAAACCAATAAAGAGGAGAGCAAACAAAAAGGCCGGGGGCAGAAATTACGCAAATTCctcttggaaaaaaaagaaatatacatATACAGAGAGTGATGGTAAGCTGCATAACATTATGCACCCGTAATCTCCCTATCCAACTTCATCCTCTTCGCACTTTGGGCCTCCGGCATGCTACTGGCCCGCTGCTGGGCCAACACGTCGTGCTGATACGAACAGTTGGCTCCGTGTCGACACCCCCTAGAACTGTTAAAATAGATGCAGGGTTTCATTATCTTGGGTTTCAACTCCCTTGGTGTAGGGCTATATATAGAATCCTGTAAGTTTGCTCTACCAAACTGTGAAGGGTTGTCTTGTCTTTCTCCCCCGTGTTGCTGGATCAAGCTCTTATAGTAGTTAATGTCCTTCGTGGCCACCGGAGCTCCGGCAGTAAGAGAGGGAACCGAAATAGCCTCCGGcataggaggaggaggaggaggtcgTGGATTGGGAACCAATCCCACCCTGTGTGGTGGAGAATAAAACGGTCCATTTGGAGGAGCAACCAATGAGGGGGGTGGGGGCGGTGGTGGTGCAAGACCTTCTACCCAAGTGGTCTGAACTGGAGGTGGGTCCGATAACATTACCCCTGGCAGCGGCCTTGACATGGGCATGGCCTGAGGGTTAGTCACGGCTTTGTGATttgcaattaatttttcaatcgaGTCCCGGTCGCTGAGGATTTTTATGAGCAAGTCCTGGTCGATCAGGCTTCCTTGGTCATTGCTTGCCATAATTGCAGTTAAGGCAGCATATGCAGCCGCTGCCACGTCTGCTTCCACCCCGGGGAAGATTCCCGTAGCGGCATTTCCATTGGCTGAAGAGTTTGGATGATTAGGAGCACCACT
The sequence above is drawn from the Rhododendron vialii isolate Sample 1 chromosome 6a, ASM3025357v1 genome and encodes:
- the LOC131328854 gene encoding zinc finger CCCH domain-containing protein 6 translates to MRGLQKPKKVYWASDVNLCQVRLFLSDESPSQIGFGTQDHLQAKASWLPSPTAIGADDNLPPGFEGAQPANLWRNKLSQIPLVKWRCPLRFVLDFKWQVVAGEESKEVEIQNQREMRVLEAVYPRPSAIPPNPSVLTGIEDSRDNDLSTPLIPITPVEDEDTVADTAVDPPEESTIPMNSLSSAIPPALQSGAPNHPNSSANGNAATGIFPGVEADVAAAAYAALTAIMASNDQGSLIDQDLLIKILSDRDSIEKLIANHKAVTNPQAMPMSRPLPGVMLSDPPPVQTTWVEGLAPPPPPPPSLVAPPNGPFYSPPHRVGLVPNPRPPPPPPMPEAISVPSLTAGAPVATKDINYYKSLIQQHGGERQDNPSQFGRANLQDSIYSPTPRELKPKIMKPCIYFNSSRGCRHGANCSYQHDVLAQQRASSMPEAQSAKRMKLDREITGA